One Methanomicrobia archaeon DNA segment encodes these proteins:
- a CDS encoding PrsW family intramembrane metalloprotease translates to MLEIVYISVIVSVLWFLYIYQKDVFEPEPLGQIVKAVAWGAVPAVILSIILERYVFFWAGMLSAPIVEEACKGIYLYWLRKDPVLEGPMDGLVYGAAVAIGFEIVENVLYSFSAEFGIELAAVRSIAVGHILFTGFFGLMVGVAKIKAQHRMIFFGYLGAVVMHFVWNLLVTAHWISYFILVPVFIIILKLVADVAWNYELDAYISPREEMVSRASRIISERNGASTLTLAEELGIDPHRTALFMKSMGAKFDRGKKRWYLATAPSYRRPDGNKPE, encoded by the coding sequence ATGCTTGAAATCGTCTATATCAGCGTTATTGTTAGCGTGCTCTGGTTTCTCTATATCTACCAGAAGGACGTCTTTGAGCCCGAGCCGCTGGGCCAGATCGTAAAGGCCGTGGCGTGGGGCGCAGTGCCCGCCGTTATCCTCTCCATTATACTTGAGCGGTACGTCTTCTTCTGGGCTGGCATGCTCAGTGCGCCGATTGTTGAGGAGGCCTGTAAAGGGATATATCTCTACTGGCTGCGGAAAGATCCGGTATTGGAAGGGCCGATGGACGGCCTGGTCTACGGCGCGGCCGTCGCTATCGGCTTTGAAATCGTTGAGAACGTGCTCTATAGCTTCTCCGCGGAATTCGGGATTGAGCTTGCCGCGGTGCGGTCCATCGCCGTGGGGCATATCCTCTTCACCGGGTTCTTTGGACTGATGGTCGGTGTGGCAAAGATCAAGGCGCAGCACCGCATGATCTTCTTCGGTTACCTCGGCGCGGTAGTCATGCACTTTGTCTGGAACCTGCTGGTGACCGCGCACTGGATCTCGTACTTCATTCTCGTCCCGGTCTTCATCATTATCCTCAAGCTGGTCGCGGATGTGGCCTGGAATTACGAACTGGACGCTTACATCTCACCGCGCGAGGAGATGGTTTCGCGGGCGAGCCGCATCATCAGCGAGCGCAATGGCGCATCCACACTGACGCTTGCTGAAGAACTCGGTATCGATCCGCATCGCACGGCGCTCTTCATGAAGAGCATGGGCGCGAAATTCGATCGCGGGAAAAAGAGATGGTATCTGGCGACTGCGCCGTCGTATCGCAGACCCGACGGGAACAAACCTGAATAA
- the purS gene encoding phosphoribosylformylglycinamidine synthase, purS protein, whose product MIEVDVTIRLKHGVADPEGANTRKALQLLGFTSVQAVESMKTFRITLEQETGSGDEAAVKREVDEMCRKLLANPVIHDYTIEVVQSNG is encoded by the coding sequence ATGATCGAAGTGGACGTGACGATACGGCTGAAGCACGGCGTGGCAGACCCTGAGGGCGCGAACACCCGAAAGGCATTGCAGTTGCTCGGGTTTACCAGCGTTCAGGCAGTGGAATCGATGAAGACGTTTCGAATCACTCTGGAGCAGGAGACCGGGAGCGGTGACGAGGCAGCGGTGAAGCGCGAGGTGGATGAGATGTGCAGGAAGCTGCTGGCCAACCCGGTGATTCACGATTACACGATCGAAGTCGTGCAGAGCAACGGTTAG
- a CDS encoding tryptophan--tRNA ligase: MVELDPWGVTDITDYSRLFDEFGISRFSDILGQLQQPHRYMRRGIIVGHRGYEDVARAMNERRPFAVMSGFMPSGKVHLGGKMVMDEIIWHQRMGGDAFSCVADMEAHSVRGVSWKQCRELGLNEYLVSLVALGFEIEQGHLYFQSENKPLRDLAFELGTAVNFSEISAIYGFRGEVNIAHMISVLVQNADILQPQLREYTGPKPTVIPVGVDQDPHIRLTRDIAARMRMFRVETRFDPEQRPYISIRAKHAEIGALEELAARIAGEQKLHELHLDLFAIDEDQIASRLRAIEAVVQDVERDYGGYGFCLPAATYHRFVQGLTGGKMSSSVPESYIALTEPPEEAAQKVHRAKTGGRVTVEEQKQHGGVPEDCTIYALLMVHLIEDDAHAKEIFEECKSGRRLCKQCKAEAAELMHSFLTQHQRDRAAAREALMKHDVYKRWFT; the protein is encoded by the coding sequence ATGGTAGAGCTCGACCCCTGGGGTGTCACGGATATAACGGATTATTCACGGCTCTTTGACGAGTTCGGTATCTCGCGGTTCTCGGATATTCTCGGTCAGTTACAGCAGCCGCATCGGTACATGCGCAGAGGCATTATCGTGGGGCATCGCGGGTACGAGGACGTGGCGCGTGCGATGAACGAGCGGCGCCCGTTCGCGGTGATGAGCGGGTTCATGCCCTCGGGCAAGGTGCATCTCGGTGGCAAGATGGTGATGGACGAGATCATCTGGCACCAGCGCATGGGCGGCGACGCGTTCTCCTGTGTCGCGGATATGGAGGCGCACTCAGTGCGGGGCGTCTCGTGGAAGCAGTGCCGGGAGCTCGGGCTCAACGAGTATCTCGTGAGCCTGGTCGCGCTGGGCTTTGAGATAGAACAGGGCCATTTGTATTTCCAATCGGAGAACAAGCCGCTGCGTGATCTCGCGTTCGAGCTGGGCACGGCGGTGAACTTCAGCGAGATCAGCGCGATCTACGGGTTCAGGGGCGAGGTGAACATCGCGCACATGATCAGCGTTTTGGTGCAGAACGCGGACATTCTGCAGCCGCAGCTCCGCGAGTATACCGGCCCCAAACCGACCGTCATTCCCGTCGGCGTGGATCAGGACCCACATATCAGGTTAACGCGGGATATCGCCGCGCGGATGCGGATGTTCCGCGTGGAGACGCGGTTCGACCCCGAGCAGCGTCCGTATATCAGTATCCGTGCGAAGCATGCGGAGATCGGTGCGCTGGAGGAGCTCGCGGCGCGTATAGCAGGTGAGCAGAAGCTCCATGAGCTCCATCTTGATCTCTTCGCGATCGATGAAGACCAGATCGCGAGCCGATTGCGGGCGATTGAGGCGGTTGTCCAGGATGTTGAGCGCGATTACGGTGGTTACGGGTTCTGTCTGCCTGCAGCCACCTATCACCGGTTCGTGCAGGGCCTGACGGGCGGTAAGATGTCCTCGAGCGTTCCGGAGAGCTACATTGCGCTCACCGAGCCGCCGGAGGAGGCCGCGCAGAAGGTACACCGTGCGAAGACCGGCGGGCGCGTGACGGTAGAAGAGCAGAAGCAGCACGGCGGCGTGCCGGAGGATTGCACGATTTACGCGCTTTTGATGGTGCACCTTATTGAGGACGATGCGCATGCGAAGGAGATCTTTGAAGAGTGCAAGAGCGGGAGACGGCTGTGCAAGCAGTGCAAAGCAGAGGCTGCGGAGCTCATGCACTCGTTTCTGACGCAGCATCAGCGGGACCGCGCAGCGGCACGCGAAGCGCTGATGAAGCATGACGTGTACAAGCGGTGGTTCACGTAA
- a CDS encoding cobalamin-binding protein: MDASNTEQIIDALLDTRKLRIEAYIEERMSRGMSAYELVEKLTSGLEMIGAGYRERYFDAELMVSGWNAKKALEILRPFLEQEGAAKAAGTTLGTVVIGTVKGDVHDIGKEVVEIMLASAGFRVVDLGIDVDKERFARAVSESKADVLALSALLTTTREYMAEVISHLRSQGLSVPIIVGGGAVTEDFARKIGADYYCKDAIDGVTKVKELLARAG, encoded by the coding sequence ATGGATGCGAGCAATACCGAGCAGATCATTGACGCGCTCCTCGACACACGGAAGCTGCGTATAGAAGCATACATCGAGGAGCGCATGAGCCGGGGCATGAGTGCATACGAGCTCGTTGAAAAGCTGACCTCAGGACTGGAAATGATCGGGGCAGGCTACAGGGAGCGGTACTTCGATGCCGAGCTGATGGTCTCCGGCTGGAACGCGAAGAAAGCGCTGGAGATACTCCGGCCGTTCCTGGAGCAGGAAGGCGCAGCAAAAGCCGCAGGGACGACGCTCGGTACGGTCGTTATCGGCACGGTCAAGGGCGATGTGCACGATATCGGTAAAGAGGTGGTTGAGATCATGCTCGCGTCCGCGGGCTTCAGGGTCGTGGATCTGGGTATCGATGTGGATAAAGAGCGCTTCGCGCGTGCCGTTTCAGAGAGCAAAGCCGATGTGCTCGCACTCTCTGCATTGCTCACAACGACACGGGAATATATGGCTGAGGTCATCTCGCATCTCCGCAGCCAGGGCCTCTCGGTCCCGATTATCGTCGGCGGCGGCGCGGTCACTGAGGACTTTGCCCGGAAGATCGGCGCGGATTACTACTGTAAAGACGCCATTGACGGTGTAACGAAGGTAAAAGAGCTGCTGGCACGAGCCGGTTAG
- a CDS encoding DUF4445 domain-containing protein, with translation MKIVFTDSGIEADLVADKTILSYAQELGIEISAPCGGEGTCGQCLIEVLSTPSALSRKTTAERQFIRNDGHRLACQARVRSTEVPIYIRIPRIAYCILETSEFWPVQVDPFVHREGDRVFYESTAVNNFTGEMHGIALDIGTTTLVLYLIDLETGAVLSVISRENPQKKYGNNVISRIEFARTGQQLLEREIRIAVNEMIAQLTERRNVYELVVVGNPVMRDLFFGTSVQSLGITPYEPLSTEPVRKTASELGLALNPNARVYGLPLVGSFVGSDALAVVLATEMYKHNRISMVIDIGTNTEIVLGNRNRLIATSCAAGPAFEGCSVQFGLGGVSGAINEVRLVNGTVTYRTIHHAKPIGICGSGLIDALAVLLENRIINGRGKFLGDTRAFHITDTICLFESDIDKLNLAKSAVSVGIKVLLERYGIELTDLDHLYLAGAFGYYINLENAMRIGLLPPIALEKVEKVGNAAIEGARHALISRTKRKDAETVAPQIEHIKLDEVENFQEKFIGELYFQNYLYGIA, from the coding sequence ATGAAGATCGTTTTTACGGATTCAGGAATCGAAGCGGACCTCGTTGCGGACAAGACGATCCTCTCGTACGCGCAGGAGCTGGGGATCGAGATCAGCGCGCCCTGCGGTGGTGAGGGCACCTGCGGTCAGTGCCTCATTGAGGTTTTGAGCACACCGAGCGCGCTCTCGCGGAAGACCACGGCGGAGCGTCAATTCATCCGCAACGACGGCCACCGGCTCGCCTGCCAGGCGCGAGTTCGAAGCACCGAGGTGCCGATTTATATCCGTATTCCGCGGATCGCGTATTGTATTTTGGAGACGAGCGAGTTCTGGCCGGTGCAGGTCGACCCGTTTGTGCACCGTGAAGGCGATCGTGTCTTTTACGAATCCACCGCGGTTAACAACTTTACGGGCGAGATGCACGGTATTGCACTCGACATAGGAACCACCACGCTCGTGCTGTATCTTATAGATCTGGAAACGGGCGCGGTGCTCTCCGTCATCTCCCGTGAGAATCCCCAGAAGAAGTACGGGAACAACGTCATCTCCCGCATCGAGTTCGCACGAACGGGTCAGCAACTTCTGGAACGTGAGATCAGAATCGCCGTGAACGAGATGATCGCCCAGCTGACTGAGCGGCGGAACGTCTATGAGCTGGTCGTGGTTGGCAACCCGGTCATGCGCGATCTCTTCTTCGGCACGTCCGTGCAATCACTCGGGATAACGCCCTACGAGCCGCTGAGCACGGAACCGGTCCGTAAAACAGCGAGCGAGCTCGGGCTCGCGCTGAATCCAAACGCGCGCGTCTACGGCCTCCCGCTCGTGGGCAGCTTTGTGGGATCCGACGCTTTGGCGGTCGTTCTTGCCACCGAGATGTACAAACATAACCGGATCAGCATGGTCATTGACATCGGGACCAACACGGAGATCGTGCTCGGTAATCGGAACCGTCTGATTGCCACGTCATGCGCCGCGGGTCCGGCGTTCGAGGGGTGCAGTGTTCAGTTTGGCCTTGGGGGTGTCAGTGGCGCGATAAACGAAGTGCGGCTCGTCAACGGCACGGTGACCTACCGGACCATCCACCATGCTAAGCCGATCGGCATCTGCGGCTCGGGATTGATCGATGCGCTGGCCGTGCTCCTGGAGAACCGGATCATTAACGGCCGCGGGAAGTTCCTGGGCGATACCCGCGCATTTCACATAACTGATACCATCTGTCTGTTTGAGTCGGACATTGACAAGCTCAATCTGGCGAAGTCGGCCGTTTCGGTCGGTATCAAGGTGTTGCTGGAACGCTACGGGATCGAGCTCACTGATCTCGATCACCTTTACCTCGCCGGTGCGTTCGGCTATTACATCAATCTCGAGAACGCGATGCGTATCGGGCTCCTTCCGCCAATCGCGCTGGAGAAGGTGGAGAAGGTCGGTAACGCGGCGATCGAGGGCGCACGGCATGCGTTGATCTCGCGGACGAAACGAAAGGATGCGGAGACAGTTGCGCCGCAGATCGAGCACATCAAGCTCGATGAGGTGGAGAACTTCCAGGAGAAGTTCATTGGTGAGCTCTATTTCCAGAACTATCTTTATGGTATTGCCTAG
- the purC gene encoding phosphoribosylaminoimidazolesuccinocarboxamide synthase has protein sequence MNEATYLRSGKAKDLYQRPDGDIVFVFTDRVTAFDGLKKAEYTGKGTICCMLSCFWFQQLEAAGIKTHFREFVPPNMLVAQDLEILPVEVIARNYLYGSLWRRYQRGEVQLTGEFVHEGTKLAEGTPLASSFVEFTTKFETVDRPVTEDELVANGWMDRPEIEFLKATTRRIGELMSEYLSAKAVILADFKLEYGRCKKCGEIILGDEVGTPDVCRFWDKEAYETRGEIRSLDKDVFRQEKGDLSQVYRAVYTRIVA, from the coding sequence ATGAACGAGGCGACGTATCTGCGAAGCGGGAAAGCGAAGGACCTGTATCAACGGCCAGATGGCGATATCGTCTTCGTCTTTACCGACCGCGTAACGGCCTTCGACGGGCTGAAGAAAGCGGAATATACCGGTAAGGGCACGATCTGCTGCATGCTCTCCTGTTTCTGGTTCCAGCAGCTCGAAGCTGCAGGGATTAAAACGCACTTCCGGGAGTTCGTGCCACCGAACATGCTCGTGGCTCAGGATCTCGAGATCCTGCCCGTCGAGGTCATCGCCCGGAACTACCTCTACGGCTCGCTCTGGCGACGCTATCAGCGCGGTGAGGTACAGCTCACTGGCGAGTTCGTGCACGAGGGCACGAAACTGGCAGAAGGGACGCCTCTCGCCAGTAGTTTTGTGGAATTCACCACCAAGTTCGAAACGGTCGATCGTCCCGTGACTGAGGATGAGCTCGTTGCGAACGGATGGATGGACCGGCCCGAGATCGAGTTCCTCAAGGCTACGACGCGGCGCATCGGTGAGCTCATGAGCGAGTATCTGAGCGCAAAGGCGGTCATTCTGGCCGATTTTAAGCTCGAGTACGGTCGCTGCAAGAAGTGCGGTGAGATCATCCTCGGCGACGAGGTGGGTACACCTGATGTCTGCAGGTTCTGGGATAAAGAAGCGTACGAGACACGCGGCGAGATCCGGAGCCTGGATAAAGACGTGTTCAGACAGGAGAAGGGCGATCTCTCTCAGGTTTACCGGGCGGTATACACGAGAATAGTGGCGTAG
- a CDS encoding imidazoleglycerol-phosphate dehydratase yields the protein MRTANLKRSTKETSVSVDLNLDGTGTSEISTTIRFFDHMLATFAKHGFFDLEVNAAGDLSHHIIEDTGIVLGEAFKKALGAADSADRAAIVRFGSATVPMDESIAGCAVDLGGIGGVGRGYTVFEAEFEKEQVEDISTENIPHFITTFATHASFTIHVWARGENEHHKIEAIFKALAIALDRATRLEERKTAKVR from the coding sequence ATGAGAACCGCCAATTTGAAACGGAGCACGAAGGAGACGAGTGTCAGTGTGGACTTGAACCTTGATGGCACGGGCACGAGCGAGATCAGCACGACGATCAGATTCTTCGATCATATGCTCGCGACCTTTGCGAAGCACGGGTTCTTCGACCTGGAGGTGAATGCCGCGGGCGACCTGAGCCACCATATCATCGAGGATACCGGTATCGTTCTGGGCGAGGCGTTCAAGAAGGCCCTGGGAGCTGCGGACTCAGCGGACCGCGCGGCGATCGTGCGATTCGGGTCGGCCACGGTGCCTATGGACGAGTCGATCGCGGGTTGTGCCGTGGATCTCGGCGGAATCGGCGGTGTAGGCCGCGGTTATACGGTATTCGAGGCGGAGTTCGAGAAAGAGCAGGTGGAGGACATCAGCACTGAGAACATCCCCCATTTCATCACGACCTTCGCCACGCACGCGAGCTTCACGATCCACGTCTGGGCACGGGGCGAGAACGAGCACCATAAGATCGAGGCGATCTTCAAGGCCTTAGCGATCGCTCTGGATCGTGCGACACGGCTTGAAGAGCGTAAGACGGCGAAGGTCAGGTAG
- a CDS encoding AAA family ATPase, with protein MWTEDYRPKRLDELIGHDEVVKRLQGFVKEQTVPNLLLWGPPGSGKTSVVYALSQELYGEFYRENLMHIETADFVEGGKRWLKETKRFKFFYNEQKSAIVMFKDMLREYAALAPINASFKLLYFSNADLLPWNVQHALRRIMERSNRTCRFIFATTKPASIIPAIRSRCLNLHFRSLAQTGALDQLLGVVAQREGITLTAEGLAALGDYARGDARTALLILEAATARAGPEPPVIIDATRIAAVAANVFFQRQQAEGLLESALRGRYRDVRARLEFLMRVERVGGRELLLELHEAVRRKMQREMTPEDRDRYARVIVHEAEADLKLCTALHPLIPLDELLATIAFRD; from the coding sequence ATGTGGACTGAGGATTACAGACCGAAGCGGTTGGATGAGCTCATTGGTCATGATGAGGTGGTGAAGCGGCTGCAGGGCTTTGTCAAGGAGCAGACGGTGCCGAACCTCCTGCTCTGGGGGCCACCAGGCTCAGGCAAGACCTCGGTGGTCTACGCGCTGTCGCAGGAGCTCTACGGCGAGTTTTACCGTGAGAACCTCATGCACATAGAGACCGCGGATTTCGTAGAGGGTGGCAAGAGATGGTTGAAGGAGACCAAGCGGTTCAAGTTCTTTTATAACGAGCAGAAGTCCGCGATCGTTATGTTCAAGGACATGCTCCGCGAATATGCCGCGTTGGCACCGATCAATGCGAGCTTCAAGCTCCTGTATTTCAGTAATGCCGATTTGCTGCCCTGGAATGTGCAGCACGCGTTGCGCCGGATCATGGAGCGGAGCAACAGAACCTGCCGGTTCATCTTCGCCACCACGAAACCCGCGAGCATCATTCCGGCTATACGGTCACGCTGCCTGAATCTGCATTTCCGGTCGCTCGCGCAAACGGGCGCGCTGGATCAGCTGCTCGGTGTGGTCGCCCAGCGTGAGGGGATAACGCTTACCGCGGAGGGTCTGGCGGCCCTGGGCGATTACGCACGGGGCGATGCGCGTACTGCACTCCTGATCCTGGAAGCCGCGACGGCACGAGCGGGACCGGAACCGCCGGTGATCATCGATGCGACCCGTATAGCAGCAGTTGCGGCGAACGTGTTTTTCCAGCGCCAGCAAGCGGAGGGGTTGCTCGAATCTGCGTTACGCGGTCGTTACAGGGATGTGCGGGCACGGTTGGAATTCCTGATGCGTGTGGAGCGCGTGGGAGGCCGTGAGCTGCTGCTGGAGCTCCATGAGGCAGTGCGACGGAAGATGCAGCGCGAGATGACGCCTGAGGATCGGGACCGGTATGCACGGGTCATCGTGCACGAGGCTGAGGCTGACCTCAAACTCTGCACCGCGCTACATCCGCTGATACCGCTCGATGAGCTGTTAGCGACGATCGCCTTTCGCGACTGA